Proteins from a single region of Anastrepha ludens isolate Willacy chromosome 5, idAnaLude1.1, whole genome shotgun sequence:
- the LOC128864285 gene encoding uncharacterized protein LOC128864285: MPKATRCRARGCLSDVNVRYFSFPKNARLLQLWRDNLRIPPSTHMPVHNAFLCIKHFEDNAVGPKYLKKGAIPTRNLGYDDDPPNMWTEKKKKRSCCIESCVSKEKAILYAFPKNEDARKRWALACNVKVSKTDRVFVCQRHFEPKLVRKYKLLKGAFPCLRLDPVNRSRSASAGSDWVSPPITETYSTVAKEEDLDLEEFEQCSTLEEKSQVSYRIEICREFESTSPTEGFAQSTPYHSNTAKLNKRIEELEKENNDLKNKYSDLLKRAIIAGESCSSDALTFAEMIVSTEKDWYNEDEKALAQQLNYISPKAYSFMRDDLGFCLPDKSSDL; encoded by the exons atgccaaaagctACCAGGTGTCGCGCTCGCGGTTGTTTAAGTGATGTGAATGTTCGTTATTTCTCTTTCCCGAAAAATGCGCGATTATTGCAATTGTGGAGGGACAATTTGAGGATCCCGCCTTCAACGCACATGCCGGTGCATAATGCATTTCTATGTATTAAGCACTTCGAGGATAACGCTGTGGGtccaaaatatctaaaaaaaggAGCAATTCCCACCCGTAACTTGG ggTACGATGATGATCCCCCAAACATGTGGacagagaaaaaaaagaaacggaGCTGCTGTATTGAGAGCTGCGTTTCCAAGGAGAAAGCTATTCTGTATGCGTTTCCTAAGAACGAAGATGCTCGTAAGCGTTGGGCCTTGGCTTGCAACGTGAAAGTGTCAAAAACTGACAGGGTTTTTGTTTGTCAacgccattttgaacccaaattagtaagaaaatataaacttttgaaAGGGGCTTTTCCTTGTTTAAGATTAGATCCAGTTAATAGGAGTCGGTCAGCTAGTGCTGGCTCTGATTGGGTTAGCCCACCCATCACCGAAACATATAGTACGGTAGCTAAGGAAGAAGATTTGGATCTAGAAGAGTTTGAACAATGTTCCACATTAGAGGAAAAAAGTCAGGTTAGTTATAGGATTGAGATCTGCCGGGAATTTGAATCCACAAGCCCTACCGAAGGATTTGCTCAGTCTACTCCCTATCACAGCAACACggctaaattaaataaacgaaTAGAAGAACttgaaaaggaaaataatgaccttaaaaataaatattcagatTTGTTGAAACGTGCGATAATTGCGGGAGAAAGTTGCAGCAGCGATGCGCTAACTTTTGCGGAAATGATTGTCAGTACCGAAAAAGATTGGTATAATGAGGACGAAAAGGCATTAGCACAACAATTAAACTATATATCCCCTAAAGCATATTCTTTTATGCGCGACGATTTAGGGTTTTGTTTACCTGACAAATCGTCAGACTTGTGA